The DNA region TTTTGATGGAAAAAATGAAAGAACTTGAAAAGAAAGTAAATTCGCTGGACGAAGAGAAGTAATTCCTTATCCCTTTTGAACTAAATACTTACTATAATCTAACTTGAAAGTGTGCAGATTGAAGTGCTTACACTGCCGGTGCCAAATTCATTTATTGCATCTCTTCCGCCGCTGATAGAGCATTCGTTCTCTGGATTGATCGTCACAACCGAGCTGCCCCCTGCGTTAATGCCAAATTGATTTTCAGATGAGATCGTAACAGTATTATCAATTGGATTTGTGCTCTGTCCTATTTCCACAGATCCGTCATCAAAAGTTATAATTGTGTCCTGGGTGCTCGATACAACTATGCCCTCGTCAGCCTGCAGAATGATGGCGCCGCCGCTTTGGGCCCTAATACCCTCTCTGCAATCAGTGATGTTGATACTCTTAACCTGATAAGTAATCGAAACAGTGCCGCCTGCGGTCAAGCAGTTGCCGCCGTTCCCGTCAATATTAAACTCAACAGTGTCTTCGGCAAAATCTAAAACCGTATCATTAATAAGAGAAATGATATCTTGGAACACCTGCCAGCGATCAATAGATATAATGCTAGGATTTTGCTCAAGAGTTATGTCTAATATAGTAGTACTGTTTCCAACGACCATTATATTCGGTCTCTCTGCATCAAATGAGTCAGACTCAAATCTCAAATCGACATCTATTGTGCCGGTTGAAGCTCTAAACTGTAATCTGAAATTACCTTCTGCATCTGCTGTAGTTCTATCCAGACGGAAATTGTTTTCCTCTGCAGTGACCGTGATCGTCCCAAATTCTGCAAAGTTTAATACCTGGCCTTCTAACACCACATCGCCTATTATACTGCCGTTTCCGCTTCCTCCTCCGCTATCTCCACCGCCGCCAAATTCTACATCACAGCCACCGATGGCTAATATTGAAATAAAAAAAGTACAGATCACCATTTTGAGTGTGAATTTCATTTTTTTAGTATTCATTTTTCCTCCGGCGGTATGTGTATAGCGGATATTAACAATATTATACCTATCAGTCTTGGATTTTCATTAACTTTATCAATTAGCCTAATCACTCTTGTCATGGTAAATTGCATAATCCGATTTTAGTTTTGAGATTAATATGAATAGATTACCAAGAGCGCTTTTTATAAATCATTCCATAAGGGACGGAGGGCCTGGGAAGAGCCTGTTCTACATTCTTAAATATATAGATAGAACTAAGATTTCCCCATTTGTTCTAATACCTAAAGATGAGGTTTTCTCAGAGCGACTAAAAGAAGAAGGTATATATGAAAATATTATATTGGATAAAAGATTCCCTGAGAATTTAAAAAGACCAAGGCTGGGGATTTCATTTCAGGATGAAAAGTTAAGTAAAACCAGCTATTTAGAGCCGCTTCACAAGTTCATATCAATTCTGCTAAATATTTTTGATATGCTCTCTTTAATAATCACTTCACCTTATTGGCTAAGGAAAAATAAGATTGACGTCATCTACTGCAACGGCACTCAGGCAAAAGTTGTAGGTGCACTCATAGGGCTTGTAAATCTCCACCCGGTCATCTGGCATGTACGAAATATTCAGCAAACAAGTGTGCTCCGTTTTATTATCACTACATTAGCAAAACTCTCAGTTGTGCGTAGGATTATCTGCGTCTCTAACGCTACAGCCGCCCAGTTTGATCATGTTAAGGACAAAGTAAGGGTTATCTACAACGGGGTAGATATAGAAGATTACAATCCGGCTTTAATAAAAGGTGAGCTAAGGTCCACTTATGGTATATCTGAAAATACCATTGTGGTCGGAAGCACAGGAAGAATTGTCCCTCGAAAAGGATATGATCTGTTTATAAAATCCGCAAAGGTGGTTATTGATCAATTAGATGATAAAAATAAAGATATTAAATTTGTTATAGTCGGCGATACGCCTTACTTTTTTCAAGACAATCATCTTAGCTATTTAAAGGGCCTTGTAAGCGAGTTTGGACTAGATGATTACTTCATCTTCACAGGGTATAAGAAAGAGGTTAAGAATTATCTAAAGGATTTTGATATATTCGTGATACCATCAAATTATCCTGATCCTTTCCCACGCTCAGTAATCGAAGCTATGGCCTTTGAGCTTCCTTCTATTGGCTTTAAGAAGGCCGGTGGAATTGTTGAATCAATCGATGACGGAGTTACCGGTTTCCTGTGCGATCCTGGTGACTTTAACCAAATGGGCGAATTTACTTTAAAGCTGGTTACCGATTCCGAACTACGAAAACAGATGGGTCATTTAGGAAGAAAAAGAGTACAGGATAATTTCCTCGCAATCGACCGCACGGTAGATATCCAAAGAAATATACTAGAAGTGCTGGGCATATCCGAATCCTAGCCCTCATCTCTTTGAGATCGAAAAACCAGTTTGATTGGGGTTCCCTCTAGATCAAACTCTTCTCTGAACCTATTCTCTAAAAACCTTTTATAATTCTCGGGAACGCCTTTAATCCGGTTTGTGAACACTACAAACGTGGGCTGTTTGGTAAGTGGCTGAGATATGTAGTAAAACTTAATTTCTTTTCCTTTATAAATTGGGGGAGGGGTTTTCTCAACTATTTTGCTAAGGAAACTGTTCAGCCTTTTTGTGGGTATTCTCTGAGAAAAGTTCTCAAATACCCTATCAATCTCATCAAATATCTTATGAATTCCGCGCCCTGTCATTGCGGATATTATAAGCACAGGAGCATAATCTATTGCAAGCAGCTCATCTCTTAATAATTCATCAACCCCAGGGGTCTGAGCTACTTCCGAGGGCACTAGGTCCCACTTGTTTAGAAGTATCATACAACCGCGCCCCTTGTCAGCTATCAGCCTTGCAAGCCTTGCGTCTTGATGAGTGGGGCCTTCCTGGGCATCTATCATGAGAATAGCTATATCTGCTCTTTCCATGGCCCTTACGGCTCTGAATACGCTGTGTTTTTCTACTGAGAAACTTATCCTCGATTTTCTTCTTATCCCTGCAGTGTCGATTAGTACATATTTCTTCCCGTCCCTGGTGATGTTTGTATCTATCGTGTCTCTGGTTGTTCCGGCAACCGGGCTGGTTATGAGTCTGTCCTCGCCCAAAAAACGGTTTATTAAGGTAGATTTTCCTACATTTGGCTTTCCCAATACGGCTACTTTTATTGAATCATCCTCTTGTTCAGGCTCAGATTCGTATTTGGGTATGACTGCCACTATTTTATCTAGGAGTTCTGATACATTTCTTCCCTGCATAGCAGATATAGCAGTGAGGTCTTCTATTCCTAGGCTGTGAAATTCAACTGCGCTGCTCTCGTGGTTTTCATGATCTATTTTATTAACAGCAAACAGGACCGGCTTTTGGACTTTTCTAAGTAGCTCGATCACATCTAAGTCATGAGGCATCACACCTTCTTGCCCATCTAATATGCATACAATAAGATCTGATTCATCTATGGCTATGTCTATCTGATTCTTAATAAGGCTAGGGTATAGCTCCTCGCCCTCAGGATCAAAACCTCCGGTGTCAACAAGACTGAATTCTCTGCCGTCCCACTCAGCGTCGGCATATATTCTGTCGCGTGTAACTCCCGGTATGTCTTCAACAATTGATTTTCGCTCAGATATCAATCGATTGAATAGGGTTGATTTCCCGACGTTGGGCCGCCCGACAATGGCTATAAGTGGCTTTTGGTTAGTTATATCACTCATGTTATTTCCATTTTTATGAAGGTTAGGAGTTTATCTGAGAATATCGGGTATATCTAATACCGCTATTGCATACGTTTTGATAACATAAAAATGTTTACTTAAAACTAATTTATGGAGGCTAATAAATTATTGACAGACTAAACGGCCATTTTGGTTTTGAACAGGTCCATAACAATCTTCAACATTAAGTGAAGACCATCTCCAATTGCCGTTTTCCTTCTCGCATTGTGCGCTTAAGATTTCACCATTCATACCAATGTCTCTACAAGTCTGTTTGTAGCTCCCGCGAGGTACCATATTATGATGATGGCGCTGCCCGCATTGTAGTCGGCCGTTCTGATTTGTGATATCACTGTAGCAGTCTTCATAATCT from Thermodesulfobacteriota bacterium includes:
- the der gene encoding ribosome biogenesis GTPase Der, whose translation is MSDITNQKPLIAIVGRPNVGKSTLFNRLISERKSIVEDIPGVTRDRIYADAEWDGREFSLVDTGGFDPEGEELYPSLIKNQIDIAIDESDLIVCILDGQEGVMPHDLDVIELLRKVQKPVLFAVNKIDHENHESSAVEFHSLGIEDLTAISAMQGRNVSELLDKIVAVIPKYESEPEQEDDSIKVAVLGKPNVGKSTLINRFLGEDRLITSPVAGTTRDTIDTNITRDGKKYVLIDTAGIRRKSRISFSVEKHSVFRAVRAMERADIAILMIDAQEGPTHQDARLARLIADKGRGCMILLNKWDLVPSEVAQTPGVDELLRDELLAIDYAPVLIISAMTGRGIHKIFDEIDRVFENFSQRIPTKRLNSFLSKIVEKTPPPIYKGKEIKFYYISQPLTKQPTFVVFTNRIKGVPENYKRFLENRFREEFDLEGTPIKLVFRSQRDEG
- a CDS encoding glycosyltransferase family 4 protein, which encodes MNRLPRALFINHSIRDGGPGKSLFYILKYIDRTKISPFVLIPKDEVFSERLKEEGIYENIILDKRFPENLKRPRLGISFQDEKLSKTSYLEPLHKFISILLNIFDMLSLIITSPYWLRKNKIDVIYCNGTQAKVVGALIGLVNLHPVIWHVRNIQQTSVLRFIITTLAKLSVVRRIICVSNATAAQFDHVKDKVRVIYNGVDIEDYNPALIKGELRSTYGISENTIVVGSTGRIVPRKGYDLFIKSAKVVIDQLDDKNKDIKFVIVGDTPYFFQDNHLSYLKGLVSEFGLDDYFIFTGYKKEVKNYLKDFDIFVIPSNYPDPFPRSVIEAMAFELPSIGFKKAGGIVESIDDGVTGFLCDPGDFNQMGEFTLKLVTDSELRKQMGHLGRKRVQDNFLAIDRTVDIQRNILEVLGISES